The genomic window TCAGTTGTCGGTTGATAGAAGGCAAGTTTCCGGATTACAATGCCGTCATACCTGTGGACAATCCGAACAAGATGAAAGTCAATCGTCTTGAATTGCTCTCAGCATTGAGGAGATTGGCTGTTTTTGCCAATAAAACAACGAATCAAGTGGTACTCAACATCCAAGACAAAAGTCTGACTATTTCTGCTAACGACTTTGATCTAAATAATGAGGGGACGGAACAACTGGTATGTGAATTTCAGGGAGAACCAATGAATTTGGGATTGAATGCCAAGTTTCTCATCGAAATGCTTTCTGCGATCGCACAGGAAGAAGTTGAGTTTGAACTTTCTGACTCTAATAAACCTGCCATTTTAGTTCCAACCGAACAAGATCCTGGTGAAAATATCCTGATGCTTGTTGTCACCAATTATTAATGAACATTGGGCTTTTTTTTGGATCTTTCAATCCAATCCATGTAGGGCATCTCATCATCGCGCAACATCTGCTGAACGAAACGAGTCTTGATAAAATATGGCTGGTGGTCAGTCCCCACAATCCCCTAAAAGAAAAATCCACTCTGGCGCACGATCAGGACAGACTTCAGATGGTCCGTCTTGCTGTAGAAGACCATCCGAAAATATGGGTCTCCGATATTGAGTTCAAGCTTCCAAGACCAAGTTTTACAATAGACACTTTAGCTCATCTTGAAGAAAAATACCCGAATGATAATTTCAGTTTAATCATGGGTGGAGACAATTTAATCAGCTTGCCTAAGTGGAAAAACTACGATCAAATTCTCAACAAGTACACAATTTATGTTTACCGCCGTCCCGGCTATGACAGCAGTACCGACCTGGCTTCTCATCATGCCATCCGCTTTGTAGATGCTCCATTGCTGGATATTTCATCAACTTTTATACGAAATACGCTCAAAGCCGGCAAATCTGTGCAGTTTATGGTCCCTGAAAAAGCTCTTGAGGAACTCCTCACAAAAAAACTTTACCTCAAAAGCTAAATATAAGCAGAACAGAATAATCAATCACTTCAATTCGTTCCTATAGGATGCAAAACATTCCCACTCCACTTTCGAACATCGCACGCCTAAGCGCCTTGCTTTTACTATTGGTGATGTCCCTATCCTCTCTAAGCGCACAACAAACTCTGGCCATCGGTCAATGGGACACTCATCTGCCTTTCAACACGGGATCACTTGTCTGTCAAAGTGATGAATTTGTGTATTATGCGACTGAGTTTTCTCTACTTAAAATCAATAAATCTGATTTGAGCTATGAAAAAATCAATAAACACAACGGCTTAAGCGAAAGCCTGATAAAAACCATTTACTATCACAAGGAGTCAAAAACATTGATCGTCGCTTACACCACAGGGATAATTGATCTCATAAACGGCGAAGGAATATTTACAGTGACGGATTTGGCTAATTTTAATAATATCCCTATCAACAAGAATATAAATTCTATATCTGATGCAGGGAATGAGCACGTTTTCATTAATGGTGATTACGGTTTGAGTAGGCTCAATGTCGTAACTGGCAGATTTGAATATTCAGTCTTTGTCGAATCTAACCATTTCATCAAAACGGTGAAATTTGACAATAAACTTTTTGCTGCAACCACAGAGGGGCTTTATGTATATGATGAAAAAGCCAACGCCTTAGTTCAGGATTTTGGTAGCTGGCAAAATTTGTCTGAGGCATCAATTGGATTGGCGGTCGGACAATCCATAGACCAAATTGAAGTGTTCAATGGAAACTTATATGTGTCATCAGGTCCGGATCTGTATTTTATGAATAATATGCATCGCTTCGAGTTGAAGGAAGAATTCAACGGTTTCAAAATTCAATATCTGGATGCCTACCCTGAAGAAATGTTGGTGGGATTGGGATGCAGCTCTCAAAACTGTGACCATTCGATCAAAATATTGAATCCAAGTGGAGTTTGGTCCCAGATTGCAAATGAATGCACTCAGAAAAACATTCGTGCTATCAAGTCAAATAATGGCTGGTACTGGTTGTCGGATGAACGCTGGGGATTCCGATATATGAAATCCGCAACAGATCAATGCAATGTGATTTTGGTCAACGGACCATTAACCAATCGCTCCTTCGAAATACTTCCTGCTAGCGACGCCGTGTATGTTGCCTCAGGAGGTTTCAATGAAATTGGTACTTACCAATATTATTCTGAAGGTCTCCTGAAATTTAAAGATCGCAGTTGGGATGCAATCAATCAATACTCTGTACCCTTTTTGGATTCAATCAAGCTATTGGATGTGGTGCGAATCGTTGAAAGTCCTGACAAAACAAAGTTATTTTTTGCAAGCAATCAACAAGGATTGATAGAATATGATAAAATTAGTCAGAAATATAAGATATACAATTCGTCAAACTCTGCTTTGGAAGTTCC from Saprospiraceae bacterium includes these protein-coding regions:
- a CDS encoding nicotinate-nucleotide adenylyltransferase; the protein is MNIGLFFGSFNPIHVGHLIIAQHLLNETSLDKIWLVVSPHNPLKEKSTLAHDQDRLQMVRLAVEDHPKIWVSDIEFKLPRPSFTIDTLAHLEEKYPNDNFSLIMGGDNLISLPKWKNYDQILNKYTIYVYRRPGYDSSTDLASHHAIRFVDAPLLDISSTFIRNTLKAGKSVQFMVPEKALEELLTKKLYLKS